In Spiroplasma litorale, a single genomic region encodes these proteins:
- a CDS encoding lipoprotein, translated as MKKLLTLLTSVSLVATTSQIVVACTSKYDQSDADGNSILVHFLEKLDGKAEIGANDILDKLINVSSGVKNREKFSIDLLKMINLSLLANAESNYSEGSDKKAEYNLNKEHPYYINGLEKILVDRWKTLSADVDRQIQNEKDKYKNDYAGKWENEWNSMLVNKFSVYQKDTKDMDRDFLEKKYKADILMNDSSNNVSKILIDILLNTDQQGVTWVSRTTVQEKYRNLKAAGDDENKVNSILASDQKMLNQIYNSSRKSSDEWTASKYGFEFKDWKEVQNEVKKVEDIKTDVPLDLTNFTVTDAASRKGFISNSQRFFMDKWYTNQAPLALSEITIPFADEHKFEDGISLKSFESTTYDKYQKDIIKLLKSLQNSNQETIELKADNDTSNSTWRKIMSEGSLSNTINGKATVKKYDKLLTLSNSSDFTQDIRTAVYDYVLNKNAKEKNFAELKALKLDENDVKTLGTAIENISRKSGSDSSKFYGELNDGRLLLIDTSGLHIINIDGYNYLSNDTEPKDLETNKGIESGTINNNTRKELEAFKDFHKLTNNEKIAYIQSGIDDTKYYDKLNTHINNNYLKYLANTSLIKGIDGAATSFDLMEEVKEWVKVESSTDISKYSWSSSIFDYFKIISTNNPKQEDFVKQFVVFNSEDEVGKSLENRFNTMLNTLQSIIDSAPPNAFINEFNKRNEEILKQSDKSDYPKKTIKNDQVFNDNLKSIANKVFWKPGDKKAEKVKMVSFSLKNDFVNNYFNNMGKVIRGDE; from the coding sequence TTGAAAAAATTACTGACACTGTTAACAAGTGTTTCGTTAGTAGCAACTACTTCACAAATAGTAGTTGCATGTACTTCTAAATATGACCAAAGTGATGCCGATGGTAATTCAATTTTGGTCCATTTTTTAGAAAAATTAGATGGTAAAGCAGAAATTGGTGCTAATGATATTTTAGATAAACTAATTAATGTTTCATCAGGAGTAAAAAATAGAGAAAAATTCTCTATAGATTTACTTAAAATGATTAATTTGTCTTTATTAGCAAATGCAGAATCAAATTATAGTGAAGGTTCAGATAAAAAAGCTGAGTATAACTTAAACAAAGAACACCCTTACTATATAAATGGTTTAGAAAAAATATTAGTAGATAGATGAAAAACTTTATCAGCTGATGTTGACAGACAAATTCAAAATGAAAAAGACAAATATAAAAATGATTATGCTGGAAAATGAGAAAACGAATGAAATAGTATGCTTGTAAATAAATTTAGTGTTTATCAAAAAGACACTAAAGATATGGATAGAGACTTTTTAGAAAAAAAATACAAAGCAGACATATTAATGAATGATTCAAGTAACAATGTTTCAAAAATATTAATAGATATTTTATTAAACACAGATCAACAAGGTGTTACTTGAGTTTCTAGAACAACAGTTCAAGAAAAATATCGTAACTTAAAAGCTGCTGGGGATGATGAAAATAAAGTTAACTCAATATTGGCTTCTGATCAAAAAATGTTGAATCAAATATACAACTCAAGTAGAAAATCAAGCGATGAATGAACTGCTTCAAAATATGGATTTGAATTTAAAGATTGAAAAGAAGTTCAAAATGAAGTTAAAAAAGTTGAAGACATTAAAACAGATGTGCCTTTAGATTTAACTAACTTCACAGTTACCGATGCTGCTTCAAGAAAAGGCTTTATAAGTAATTCACAAAGATTTTTCATGGATAAATGATACACAAATCAAGCTCCCCTTGCTTTAAGCGAGATAACTATCCCTTTTGCAGATGAACATAAATTTGAAGACGGAATTTCATTAAAAAGTTTTGAAAGTACAACATATGATAAATATCAAAAAGATATTATAAAGTTATTAAAATCTTTACAAAATAGTAATCAAGAAACTATTGAATTAAAGGCTGATAACGATACTTCTAATTCAACTTGAAGAAAAATAATGTCTGAAGGTTCTCTTTCAAATACAATTAATGGGAAAGCTACTGTTAAAAAATATGATAAATTATTAACACTTTCAAATAGTTCTGATTTTACACAAGATATTAGAACAGCTGTTTACGATTATGTTCTTAACAAAAATGCAAAAGAGAAAAACTTTGCAGAGTTAAAAGCATTGAAACTTGACGAAAATGACGTAAAAACTTTAGGTACTGCAATTGAGAATATATCAAGAAAAAGTGGTTCAGACTCTAGCAAATTTTATGGTGAATTAAATGATGGACGTCTATTATTAATTGACACATCAGGATTACATATTATAAATATTGACGGGTATAACTATTTATCAAATGATACAGAACCAAAAGATTTAGAAACAAATAAAGGAATCGAAAGCGGAACAATAAATAACAATACTCGTAAAGAGTTGGAAGCATTTAAAGATTTTCATAAACTAACAAATAATGAAAAAATTGCATATATCCAATCTGGAATTGATGATACAAAATACTATGATAAATTAAATACACATATTAATAACAATTATTTAAAATATCTTGCAAATACTTCTTTAATAAAAGGTATTGATGGAGCCGCTACTTCATTTGATTTAATGGAAGAAGTAAAAGAATGAGTTAAAGTAGAATCTTCAACTGATATTTCAAAATATAGTTGATCATCTTCTATCTTTGATTATTTCAAAATTATCAGCACTAATAATCCAAAACAAGAAGATTTCGTTAAACAATTTGTTGTATTTAACTCAGAAGATGAAGTTGGAAAATCATTAGAGAATAGATTTAATACTATGTTAAATACTTTACAATCTATAATCGATTCAGCTCCACCAAACGCTTTTATTAATGAATTCAATAAAAGAAATGAAGAAATCTTGAAGCAATCAGATAAATCAGATTACCCAAAAAAAACAATAAAAAACGATCAAGTTTTTAATGATAATTTGAAATCAATTGCTAATAAAGTATTTTGAAAACCTGGTGATAAAAAAGCAGAAAAGGTCAAAATGGTTAGTTTTTCACTAAAAAATGATTTTGTGAATAATTATTTTAATAACATGGGTAAAGTGATTAGAGGTGATGAATAA
- a CDS encoding lipoprotein, translating into MKKLIGLLATFSIIASSSSIVVSCDKDNSWDVRPDKARLNPDLAKKLLASISGDAAIANMDFGAFFSSDQVTKIVVNMINELISVQYSFDSSNKMISDLGWQQKWEKDDKGGLEESFKNSYESNTRSIAQDNLFLEYTKALSNNENFDFNTQAKYLYDLNIVNETTVELIDGSTVKINPIDKENKYENVVFFKSQNRENKDEKFKVWKYSGEKIKNYDDQDQVSHMPNIIDLTDEYSAESSGTKTEFALDKDGKEKISAKTALYLRFQQYFESKLLEDINENLLTKSFLDANMFKVKQNDSEKGIYLNTASPIFSKTQSWSNNTNEKLKTNVKMVWSVKYDNTKKDLNLETELKSKLKDLIDLATGELKSDKSIKDIIKELNNLNAGPSSKADYTPYKDDKTSYDPYFGQGGFKGFTIYNNGTSIGDSPISGANFETAIKDWNHGPGVVFKSPEKYSFTDKDNGNLEEIVIVLPVYMVELLGGSSNDTKDIYKYKGKGSEDEKTISLGKSSSNNDEFKEIWNRDINKSLHSKDIQELINSENDKSGVKRNSILNQLKYLVSKDSVSTELAKTSLYSLYLDKDLVYYAGLYNEIGKYIKTEDDKDD; encoded by the coding sequence ATGAAAAAATTAATAGGTTTATTAGCAACTTTTAGTATTATCGCTTCTTCATCATCTATAGTTGTTTCTTGTGATAAAGATAATTCTTGGGATGTTAGACCAGATAAAGCTAGATTAAATCCTGACCTTGCTAAAAAACTTCTTGCAAGTATCTCAGGCGATGCTGCTATTGCGAATATGGATTTTGGGGCATTCTTTAGCTCAGATCAAGTTACAAAAATTGTTGTAAATATGATAAATGAATTAATATCAGTTCAATATTCATTTGATTCATCAAATAAAATGATTAGTGATCTTGGTTGACAACAAAAATGAGAAAAAGATGATAAAGGCGGTTTAGAAGAAAGTTTTAAAAATTCTTACGAATCTAACACTCGTTCTATTGCTCAAGATAATTTATTCTTAGAATATACAAAAGCTTTAAGTAATAATGAAAATTTTGATTTTAATACTCAAGCAAAATATTTATATGATTTAAACATTGTAAATGAAACAACTGTTGAGTTAATAGATGGTTCAACTGTAAAAATTAATCCAATCGATAAGGAAAATAAATACGAAAATGTAGTTTTCTTTAAAAGTCAAAATCGTGAAAATAAAGACGAAAAATTTAAAGTTTGAAAATATTCAGGTGAAAAAATAAAAAATTATGATGATCAAGATCAAGTATCACATATGCCAAATATTATTGACTTAACTGACGAGTATTCAGCAGAAAGTTCAGGTACAAAAACTGAATTTGCTTTAGATAAAGATGGTAAGGAAAAAATTAGTGCAAAAACTGCATTATATTTAAGATTCCAACAATACTTTGAATCAAAATTACTTGAAGATATTAATGAAAATCTTTTAACAAAATCATTTTTAGATGCAAATATGTTTAAAGTTAAGCAAAACGATAGTGAAAAAGGAATTTATTTAAATACTGCATCACCTATTTTTTCAAAAACTCAATCTTGAAGTAATAATACTAATGAAAAGTTGAAAACAAATGTTAAAATGGTTTGATCTGTTAAGTATGATAATACAAAAAAAGATCTAAACTTGGAAACTGAATTAAAAAGTAAGTTAAAAGATTTAATTGATTTAGCAACAGGTGAATTAAAGTCTGATAAAAGTATTAAAGATATTATAAAAGAACTTAACAATCTTAATGCAGGTCCATCTTCAAAAGCAGATTACACTCCATATAAAGACGATAAGACTTCATATGATCCATATTTCGGTCAAGGTGGATTTAAAGGGTTTACAATATATAACAATGGTACTTCAATTGGTGATTCACCAATTTCTGGGGCAAATTTTGAAACTGCAATTAAAGATTGAAATCATGGACCTGGTGTAGTATTTAAAAGTCCGGAAAAATATTCATTTACTGATAAAGATAATGGTAACTTAGAAGAAATAGTAATTGTTTTACCAGTTTATATGGTAGAGTTACTAGGTGGTTCAAGTAATGACACTAAGGACATTTATAAATATAAAGGTAAAGGTTCAGAAGACGAAAAAACAATTAGTCTTGGTAAATCATCAAGTAATAATGATGAGTTTAAAGAAATATGAAATAGAGATATTAATAAATCATTGCACTCAAAAGATATCCAGGAACTAATTAATTCTGAAAATGATAAATCAGGTGTTAAAAGAAATTCAATATTAAATCAATTAAAATATTTAGTATCTAAAGATTCAGTCTCAACTGAATTAGCTAAAACTTCACTTTATTCATTATATCTTGATAAAGATTTAGTTTATTATGCAGGTCTATATAATGAAATTGGTAAATATATTAAAACAGAAGATGATAAGGACGACTAA